In one Flavobacteriales bacterium genomic region, the following are encoded:
- a CDS encoding proprotein convertase P-domain-containing protein, producing MTKHALFLLVACTALGRLPAQEYVELRNAEPQQMVFLGETVAYRDWDSTRTFTNEPTRNERGGLVDKGYPGGVKPVRLHQAVVRGARPLGADPVWQEKGGARQQGKALNLSINGMGYTGVNPADPCLDVGPNHVIQMINGGSGAYFRIYNKSGAPLGAQTYLDNFIAASSGGFAYGGFGDPIVLYDALADRWLMSEFASSGNRMIVAVSTTPDPTGTWYAYSFTAPNFPDYPKYAVWNNLYLVTTNEAGGPATYALDRTRMLQGLSATAQRFAVPSYPTIGFQACTPVTHDGGPAPPANAPAMFMRMADDAWSASIPADRLETWTLTVNFATPANSVLAGPTYLLTQPFDTELCGYTSYNCVPQPGTSTRLDPLREVLMNRVVYRNFGTHEAIVCNHATDVNGNDRHGVRWYELRRTAVANPWAIHQQGTYSPDATHRWMAAIGINANGDIGLAYNAASGTVHPGIRYTGRLAGDALGQMTFAETTVVAGSAANGSNRYGDYNALDTDPATGNFWGTAKFNASSQWSTRIFNFAFSTPVCIAPVINAGTSCINTASYQVSVDVASLGSASTLTLQIDPDGNGPAAPVAVGTASATGTYGPFGPYPTGQAVTFYARHDAFAECDFAAPLVADCAPPPVPGANCSSYTNSTSAAIPDNGSVSRTIVVPALNGATLTDLNVYVNITHTYTGDLRIRLQSPAGTTVQLVASSVCGGADNVVVEFDDSGSAGPVGNACPLTGLFVMPQNALAAFNGQPFQGTWTLTVQDVATADVGTLNSWCLIPTLYTPPIQVLPVAFLEGPLNPEGTLMGDALRSQGLVPLTEPYTALGYAFTGPYEASTTPAVLAVTGSGAVVDWVVVELRSPGNPAQVVASKPALLKRNGRAYAVDGASNLAFAVPAGSYHVAVRHRNHLGVMTASPELLNESAILVDFTDPGYPAYGTNARKAVGDAMALWAGDVSADHVLRYVGEGNDRDPILVAIGGTVPTATVNGQYRQQDVNLDGAVKYVGEGNDRDPILQNVGGSVPTNTRSEQLP from the coding sequence ATGACCAAGCATGCCCTCTTCCTGCTCGTTGCCTGCACCGCCCTGGGCCGCCTGCCGGCGCAGGAGTACGTGGAGCTGCGCAACGCCGAGCCGCAGCAGATGGTCTTCCTGGGCGAGACGGTGGCCTACCGCGACTGGGACAGCACGCGGACCTTCACCAACGAGCCCACGCGCAACGAGCGGGGCGGGCTGGTGGACAAGGGCTACCCCGGCGGGGTGAAGCCGGTGCGCCTGCACCAGGCGGTGGTGCGCGGCGCGCGGCCCTTGGGCGCCGACCCCGTGTGGCAGGAGAAGGGCGGCGCGCGCCAGCAGGGCAAGGCGCTCAACCTCTCCATCAACGGCATGGGCTATACCGGCGTGAACCCCGCCGACCCCTGCCTGGACGTGGGCCCCAACCACGTGATCCAGATGATCAACGGCGGATCGGGCGCCTACTTCCGCATCTACAACAAGAGCGGCGCGCCCCTGGGGGCGCAGACCTACCTGGACAACTTCATCGCCGCGAGCAGCGGCGGCTTCGCGTACGGCGGCTTCGGCGACCCCATCGTGCTCTACGATGCCCTGGCTGACCGCTGGCTGATGAGCGAGTTCGCCAGCAGCGGCAACCGCATGATCGTGGCGGTGAGCACCACGCCCGACCCCACGGGCACCTGGTACGCCTACAGCTTCACGGCGCCCAACTTCCCCGACTATCCGAAGTACGCCGTGTGGAACAACCTCTACCTGGTGACCACCAACGAGGCCGGCGGCCCCGCCACCTATGCGTTGGACCGCACGCGGATGCTGCAGGGGCTCAGCGCCACGGCGCAGCGCTTCGCCGTGCCCAGCTACCCCACCATCGGTTTCCAGGCCTGCACGCCGGTGACGCACGATGGCGGACCGGCCCCGCCCGCCAATGCGCCGGCGATGTTCATGCGCATGGCCGATGATGCCTGGAGCGCCTCCATCCCCGCCGACCGCCTGGAGACCTGGACGCTGACGGTCAACTTCGCCACGCCCGCCAATTCGGTGCTCGCCGGCCCCACCTACCTGCTCACGCAGCCCTTCGATACCGAGCTGTGCGGCTACACCTCGTACAACTGCGTGCCGCAGCCCGGCACCAGCACGCGCCTCGATCCGCTGCGCGAGGTGCTGATGAACCGGGTGGTGTACCGCAACTTCGGCACGCACGAGGCCATCGTGTGCAACCACGCCACGGACGTGAACGGCAACGACCGGCACGGGGTGCGGTGGTACGAGCTGCGGCGAACGGCCGTGGCCAATCCGTGGGCCATCCACCAGCAGGGCACCTATTCGCCCGATGCCACGCACCGCTGGATGGCCGCCATCGGCATCAACGCCAACGGCGACATCGGCCTGGCCTACAACGCGGCCAGCGGCACGGTGCATCCGGGCATCCGCTACACCGGCCGCCTGGCGGGCGATGCGCTGGGCCAGATGACCTTCGCGGAGACCACCGTGGTGGCGGGCAGCGCCGCCAACGGCAGCAACCGCTACGGCGACTACAACGCGCTGGATACGGACCCCGCCACCGGCAACTTCTGGGGCACGGCCAAGTTCAACGCAAGCAGCCAGTGGAGCACGCGCATCTTCAATTTCGCCTTCTCCACGCCGGTCTGCATCGCGCCGGTGATCAACGCCGGCACCAGCTGCATCAACACCGCCAGCTACCAGGTGTCGGTCGACGTCGCTTCGCTGGGCAGCGCGAGCACGCTCACCCTGCAGATCGATCCCGATGGCAATGGTCCGGCGGCACCGGTTGCGGTGGGCACCGCCAGCGCCACGGGCACTTACGGTCCCTTCGGTCCATACCCCACGGGGCAGGCGGTCACCTTCTACGCCCGGCACGATGCCTTCGCCGAGTGCGACTTCGCTGCGCCGCTGGTGGCCGATTGCGCGCCGCCGCCGGTGCCGGGCGCCAATTGCTCCAGCTACACCAACAGCACCAGCGCCGCCATCCCGGACAACGGCTCGGTGAGCCGGACCATCGTGGTGCCGGCGCTCAACGGCGCCACCCTCACCGACCTGAACGTGTACGTGAACATCACCCACACCTACACCGGCGACCTGCGCATCCGCCTGCAGAGCCCGGCCGGTACCACGGTGCAGCTCGTCGCCTCCAGCGTATGCGGGGGCGCCGATAACGTGGTGGTTGAGTTCGACGACAGCGGCAGTGCCGGGCCCGTGGGGAATGCCTGCCCCTTGACGGGGCTCTTCGTGATGCCCCAGAATGCCCTGGCGGCCTTCAACGGCCAGCCCTTCCAGGGCACCTGGACCCTTACGGTGCAGGATGTGGCTACCGCCGATGTGGGCACCCTGAACAGCTGGTGCCTCATCCCCACGCTCTACACCCCGCCCATCCAGGTGCTCCCCGTGGCCTTCCTGGAGGGTCCGCTGAACCCTGAGGGCACGCTGATGGGCGATGCCCTACGCAGCCAGGGGCTGGTGCCGCTCACCGAGCCCTACACCGCGCTGGGCTATGCCTTCACCGGTCCCTATGAGGCCTCCACCACGCCTGCGGTACTGGCCGTGACCGGCAGCGGCGCCGTGGTGGATTGGGTGGTGGTGGAGCTGCGCAGCCCCGGCAATCCCGCGCAGGTGGTGGCCAGCAAGCCCGCCCTGCTGAAGCGCAACGGGAGGGCCTATGCGGTGGATGGTGCCTCGAACCTCGCCTTCGCCGTGCCTGCGGGCAGCTACCATGTGGCGGTGCGCCACCGCAACCACCTGGGGGTGATGACCGCAAGCCCCGAGCTGCTGAATGAATCCGCGATCCTGGTGGACTTCACCGATCCGGGCTATCCCGCCTACGGCACCAACGCCCGCAAGGCGGTGGGCGATGCCATGGCGCTGTGGGCCGGCGATGTGAGCGCCGATCATGTGCTGCGCTACGTGGGCGAGGGCAACGACCGCGATCCCATCCTGGTGGCCATCGGGGGCACGGTGCCCACCGCCACGGTGAACGGCCAGTACCGGCAGCAGGACGTGAACCTGGACGGCGCGGTGAAGTACGTGGGCGAAGGCAACGACCGCGACCCGATCCTGCAGAACGTGGGCGGCAGCGTGCCCACGAACACGCGTAGCGAGCAGCTGCCCTAG
- a CDS encoding aminodeoxychorismate/anthranilate synthase component II, which translates to MRILLLDNYDSFTWNLYHVLAQHAPVEVVRNDAITVDEAARYPRIVISPGPGLPREAGITMALLHALLPTHPILGVCLGMQALVEACGGALYNQQRVRHGVAVPCLPEEPRDALFAGLPAPFDAGLYHSWAADEARLPSALRVTARSAEGVVMAVRHAQHPACGVQFHPESVLTPHGPRILANWLDSA; encoded by the coding sequence GTGCGCATCCTCCTGCTCGACAACTACGACTCCTTCACGTGGAACCTCTACCATGTGCTGGCGCAGCATGCGCCGGTGGAGGTGGTGCGCAACGATGCCATCACGGTGGACGAGGCGGCGCGCTACCCGCGCATCGTCATCTCCCCCGGCCCGGGCCTGCCGCGCGAGGCGGGCATCACCATGGCGCTGCTGCATGCGCTGCTGCCCACGCACCCCATCCTGGGCGTATGCCTGGGCATGCAGGCGCTGGTGGAGGCCTGCGGCGGCGCCCTCTACAACCAGCAGCGGGTGCGCCACGGCGTGGCGGTGCCCTGCCTGCCCGAGGAACCGCGCGATGCGCTCTTCGCCGGGCTGCCCGCACCCTTCGATGCGGGCCTCTACCACAGCTGGGCCGCCGATGAGGCGCGCCTGCCCTCGGCGCTGCGCGTCACCGCGCGCAGCGCCGAAGGCGTGGTGATGGCCGTGCGCCATGCGCAGCACCCCGCTTGCGGCGTGCAGTTCCACCCGGAAAGCGTGCTCACGCCCCACGGCCCGCGCATCCTGGCCAACTGGCTGGACAGCGCCTAG
- a CDS encoding SDR family oxidoreductase, with amino-acid sequence MEAPILVVGGTRGIGRRIAERLIARGTPVITAARSTEAPPGALDHLVCDAVGEGLPLHRLPEALGGLAYCPGSIDLKPLRALKPDDLRAAFEVNAVGAFRAVQACADRLKRSPGAGIVLFSTVAVGRGMAFHTGVAAAKGAVEGMIRSLAAELAPHVRVNCIAPSLTRTPLAEKLLSTPEREAASAERHPLKRVGEAEELAAMTAFLLSDQARWITGQVIGVDGGLSAI; translated from the coding sequence ATGGAAGCTCCGATCCTGGTGGTGGGCGGCACGCGCGGCATCGGCCGGCGCATCGCCGAGCGGCTCATCGCGCGCGGCACGCCTGTGATCACCGCCGCGCGCAGCACCGAAGCGCCGCCCGGCGCGCTGGACCACCTGGTGTGCGATGCGGTGGGCGAGGGGCTGCCCCTGCACCGGCTGCCCGAGGCGCTCGGCGGCCTGGCCTACTGCCCCGGCAGCATCGACCTGAAGCCGCTGCGCGCGCTGAAGCCCGACGACCTGCGCGCGGCCTTCGAAGTGAATGCCGTGGGCGCCTTCCGCGCCGTGCAGGCCTGCGCCGACCGGCTGAAGCGGAGCCCGGGCGCAGGCATCGTGCTCTTCAGCACCGTGGCCGTGGGCCGCGGCATGGCCTTCCACACTGGCGTGGCCGCCGCGAAGGGTGCGGTGGAAGGCATGATCCGGTCGCTCGCGGCAGAACTTGCACCCCACGTCCGGGTGAACTGCATCGCACCAAGCCTCACCCGCACACCGCTCGCCGAGAAGCTGCTGAGCACCCCCGAACGGGAGGCCGCGAGCGCCGAACGCCATCCCCTGAAGCGGGTGGGAGAGGCCGAGGAACTGGCGGCCATGACGGCCTTCCTGTTGAGCGACCAGGCGCGCTGGATCACCGGGCAGGTAATCGGCGTGGACGGTGGATTGAGCGCCATTTGA
- a CDS encoding DUF2256 domain-containing protein, with translation MPRHRPPSERPTKTCATCGLPFQWRKKWEKVWNEVNHCSDRCRHERNRTRPA, from the coding sequence ATGCCCCGCCACCGCCCGCCCAGCGAACGCCCCACGAAGACCTGCGCCACCTGCGGGCTGCCCTTCCAATGGCGCAAGAAATGGGAGAAGGTGTGGAACGAGGTGAACCACTGCAGCGACCGATGCCGACACGAACGGAACCGCACAAGGCCCGCGTAG
- a CDS encoding cryptochrome/photolyase family protein: protein MPTRTEPHKARVVRLVLGDQLVHDHPWWQRVDPDVLYVLMEVRQETDYAWHHIQKVLGFFGAMRRFAAHLRAQGHRVHYLTLDDPVNQQDIGLNLQALITQCGATELGYLLPDEHRLDEQLKRFAATCGVPVQVADTHHFLTERHELADLFKGKKQYLMEHFYRGMRERTGLLMERGAPLGGRWNFDHDNRQRPPKDHVPPPPLLFDHDLRDLEAMVRSAGVHTIGTVDAAHFPWPLDRAESLDLLRYFIAHLLPRFGTYQDAMSPHHWAMYHARLSFSLNVKLLSPLEVCRAAEEAHHAEPQRIQLAQVEGFVRQIIGWREYMRGVYWAQMPRYAERNFFGHDRPLPPWFWTGRTRMACLRDAITGSLTNAYAHHIQRLMVTGNFALLAGVHPDEVDAWYLGIYIDAIEWVEITNTRGMSQFADGGIVGTKPYVSSGAYLHKMGHSCGTCHYNVNDRTGPRACPFNALYWHFLARNRERFLSEEARPGMMVRLGMPYRTWDTMPAATRQALLDKGDDLLKHIEEL from the coding sequence ATGCCGACACGAACGGAACCGCACAAGGCCCGCGTAGTGCGGCTGGTGCTGGGCGACCAGCTGGTGCACGACCACCCGTGGTGGCAGCGCGTGGACCCCGACGTGCTCTACGTGCTCATGGAGGTGAGGCAGGAAACGGACTACGCCTGGCACCACATCCAGAAGGTGCTCGGCTTCTTCGGGGCCATGCGTCGCTTCGCAGCGCACCTGCGCGCCCAGGGGCATCGCGTCCACTACCTCACGCTCGACGACCCCGTGAACCAACAGGACATCGGCCTCAACCTGCAGGCGCTCATCACGCAATGCGGCGCCACGGAGCTAGGCTACCTGCTGCCCGACGAGCACCGCCTGGACGAGCAACTGAAGCGCTTCGCTGCGACCTGCGGCGTGCCCGTGCAGGTGGCCGACACGCACCACTTCCTCACGGAACGACACGAACTGGCGGACCTGTTCAAGGGGAAGAAGCAGTACCTGATGGAGCACTTCTACCGCGGGATGCGCGAACGTACCGGACTGCTGATGGAGCGTGGCGCACCGCTCGGAGGCCGCTGGAACTTCGACCACGACAACCGCCAGCGCCCGCCCAAGGACCATGTGCCGCCCCCACCCCTGCTCTTTGACCACGACCTGCGGGACCTGGAAGCGATGGTGCGATCGGCCGGCGTGCACACCATCGGCACGGTGGATGCCGCGCACTTCCCCTGGCCGCTGGACCGCGCGGAGAGCCTGGACCTGCTGCGCTACTTCATCGCCCACCTGCTGCCCCGGTTCGGCACCTACCAGGATGCGATGAGCCCGCACCATTGGGCGATGTACCACGCACGCCTCAGCTTCAGCCTCAACGTGAAGCTGCTCTCTCCCCTGGAGGTGTGCCGGGCCGCGGAGGAGGCCCATCATGCCGAACCCCAGCGCATCCAACTGGCGCAGGTGGAGGGCTTCGTGCGGCAGATCATCGGCTGGCGCGAGTACATGCGCGGGGTCTACTGGGCGCAGATGCCGCGTTATGCCGAACGCAACTTCTTCGGGCACGACCGCCCGCTGCCGCCATGGTTCTGGACCGGTCGCACGCGCATGGCCTGCCTGCGCGATGCCATCACCGGCAGCCTCACCAACGCCTACGCGCACCACATCCAGCGCTTGATGGTCACCGGCAACTTCGCGCTGCTCGCAGGTGTGCACCCCGATGAAGTGGATGCGTGGTACCTCGGCATCTACATCGACGCCATCGAGTGGGTGGAGATCACCAACACGCGCGGCATGAGCCAGTTCGCCGACGGTGGCATCGTGGGCACCAAGCCCTATGTGAGCAGCGGCGCCTACCTCCACAAGATGGGCCATTCCTGCGGCACCTGCCATTACAACGTGAACGACCGCACCGGCCCGCGCGCCTGTCCCTTCAACGCGCTCTACTGGCACTTCCTGGCGCGCAACCGCGAACGCTTCCTCAGCGAGGAGGCTCGGCCCGGCATGATGGTGCGCCTGGGCATGCCCTACCGCACGTGGGACACGATGCCCGCCGCCACGCGCCAGGCCCTGCTGGACAAGGGCGATGACCTGTTGAAGCACATCGAGGAGCTGTGA
- a CDS encoding DASH family cryptochrome gives MSRAILWFRNDLRLADNPALTAACAAHEEVLPVLIIDPRQHEASPFGFDRSGPFRRRFLKESIADLDAQLRAKGSALHVRVGEPAAELAHLSEVWGTRVVHAQQLYAWEEQEQERAVAAVLDLRLHAPNTLLLPGDLPFTLDKLPHVFTAFRHKVEKGSPVRPLLSEPASLRSPATWMGRALDEDALREGTITDDPRAVMRFTGGRTAGLERLAQYLGPERHLSHYKETRNALLGADNSSKLSPWLATGAVSAREVWHAVKRYETEHGANESTYWLVFELLWRDFFQFTAAKHGRDLFRRGGIAHKPPTGNADPRRFAAWCEGRTGQRFIDANMRELAATGWMSNRGRQNAASYLVHDLGLDWRMGAYWFERMLIDYDACSNWGNWQYVAGVGNDPREGRRFDPERQAGMYDAEGAYSRRWG, from the coding sequence GTGAGCCGCGCCATCCTCTGGTTCCGGAACGACCTGCGCCTGGCCGACAACCCCGCGCTCACCGCCGCATGCGCCGCGCATGAAGAGGTGCTGCCCGTGCTCATCATCGATCCCCGGCAGCACGAGGCCTCGCCCTTCGGCTTCGACCGCTCAGGACCGTTCCGCCGCCGCTTCCTGAAGGAGAGCATCGCCGACCTGGATGCCCAGCTGCGCGCGAAGGGCAGCGCGCTGCATGTGCGCGTGGGCGAACCCGCCGCCGAACTGGCCCACCTCAGCGAGGTCTGGGGAACCCGGGTGGTGCACGCCCAACAGTTGTACGCGTGGGAGGAGCAGGAACAGGAGCGTGCCGTGGCGGCCGTGCTCGACCTGCGCCTGCACGCGCCCAACACCTTGTTGCTTCCCGGTGATCTGCCCTTCACGCTGGACAAGCTGCCACACGTCTTCACCGCCTTCCGGCACAAGGTGGAGAAGGGGAGCCCGGTACGACCGCTGTTGTCGGAGCCGGCATCGTTGCGCTCGCCGGCGACCTGGATGGGACGCGCACTGGATGAGGATGCCCTGCGCGAGGGAACCATCACAGATGACCCACGCGCCGTGATGCGCTTCACCGGGGGACGCACGGCAGGGCTGGAACGCCTCGCACAATACCTGGGTCCGGAGCGTCACCTCTCGCACTACAAGGAGACCCGCAATGCGCTGCTGGGCGCGGACAACAGCAGCAAGCTCAGCCCCTGGCTCGCGACCGGTGCCGTGAGCGCACGCGAGGTGTGGCACGCGGTGAAGCGCTACGAGACCGAGCACGGTGCCAACGAGAGCACCTACTGGCTCGTGTTCGAACTGCTATGGCGCGACTTCTTCCAGTTCACCGCGGCGAAGCACGGACGGGACCTGTTCCGGCGTGGTGGAATCGCGCACAAACCTCCGACCGGCAATGCCGACCCCCGTCGCTTCGCCGCGTGGTGCGAAGGCCGCACCGGTCAGCGCTTCATCGACGCGAACATGCGCGAACTCGCCGCCACCGGCTGGATGAGCAACCGCGGCCGGCAGAACGCGGCCAGCTACCTGGTGCATGATCTTGGGCTCGACTGGCGCATGGGTGCCTATTGGTTCGAGCGTATGCTCATCGACTACGACGCATGCAGCAACTGGGGCAACTGGCAGTATGTGGCCGGTGTGGGCAACGACCCGCGGGAGGGACGACGCTTCGACCCCGAACGGCAGGCGGGGATGTACGATGCCGAGGGCGCCTACAGCCGCCGGTGGGGCTGA